One region of Cinclus cinclus chromosome 1, bCinCin1.1, whole genome shotgun sequence genomic DNA includes:
- the CDV3 gene encoding protein CDV3 homolog isoform X2, translating into MAETEERSLDDFFAKRDKKKRKEKSSRSAAAASSASNAGSNAASAAAGTPRPTEGGGSGAAAASGAAGGSSAKAASKEEDDWKEFEQKEEIDYSGLRVQSMQISSEKDDDESEKREEPGDNWEETGGGGSGVVDRSSGPWNKSAPAPAPVVEPIVTETPEPVQTGGVYRPPGAREGGRPRRAQQGPPEIYSDTQFPSLQSTAKLVDSRKDKEMEKSFEVVKYKTRGRDEVSKNQALKLQLDNQYAVLGDQ; encoded by the exons ATGGCGGAGACCGAGGAGCGAAGCCTGGACGACTTCTTCGCCAAGCGGGACAAGAAGAAGCGGAAGGAGAAGAGCAGCCGAAGTGCCGCTGCCGCCTCCAGTGCTTCCAACGCCGGCTCCAACGCGGCGAGCGCGGCCGCGGGGACCCCGCGACCGACTGAGGGCGGCGGCTCTGGGGCCGCTGCCGCCTCCGGCGCCGCCGGCGGCTCCTCGGCCAAGGCGGCGAGCAAG gAGGAGGATGATTGGAAAGAATTTgagcaaaaggaagaaattgaTTATAGTGGTCTTAGAGTTCAGTCCATGCAAATAAG CAG TGAAAAAGATGATGATGAAAGTGAAAAGAGAGAAGAACCTGGTGACAATTGGGAAGAgactggtggtggtggtagtgGTGTAGTAGACAGATCATCTGGTCCTTGGAACAAGTCAGCTCCTGCACCAGCCCCGGTTGTTGAACCGATTG TTACAGAAACTCCAGAACCAGTGCAGACTGGTGGCGTGTACCGGCCGCCCggtgccagggaaggtgggCGGCCACGGAGAGCACAGCAAGGACCACCAGAGATCTACAGTGACACACAGTTCCCCTCACTGCAGTCCACCGCCAAGCTCGTAGACAGTAGAAA GGATAAAGAAATGGAGAAGAGCTTTGAAGTAGTAAAATACAAAACTAGAGGTAGGGATGAGGTCTCAAAAAACCAAGCACTTAAACTTCAGCTAGACAACCAGTATGCTGTGCTTGGGGATCAGTAG
- the CDV3 gene encoding protein CDV3 homolog isoform X3 yields MAETEERSLDDFFAKRDKKKRKEKSSRSAAAASSASNAGSNAASAAAGTPRPTEGGGSGAAAASGAAGGSSAKAASKEEDDWKEFEQKEEIDYSGLRVQSMQISEKDDDESEKREEPGDNWEETGGGGSGVVDRSSGPWNKSAPAPAPVVEPIVTETPEPVQTGGVYRPPGAREGGRPRRAQQGPPEIYSDTQFPSLQSTAKLVDSRNLTSYSLS; encoded by the exons ATGGCGGAGACCGAGGAGCGAAGCCTGGACGACTTCTTCGCCAAGCGGGACAAGAAGAAGCGGAAGGAGAAGAGCAGCCGAAGTGCCGCTGCCGCCTCCAGTGCTTCCAACGCCGGCTCCAACGCGGCGAGCGCGGCCGCGGGGACCCCGCGACCGACTGAGGGCGGCGGCTCTGGGGCCGCTGCCGCCTCCGGCGCCGCCGGCGGCTCCTCGGCCAAGGCGGCGAGCAAG gAGGAGGATGATTGGAAAGAATTTgagcaaaaggaagaaattgaTTATAGTGGTCTTAGAGTTCAGTCCATGCAAATAAG TGAAAAAGATGATGATGAAAGTGAAAAGAGAGAAGAACCTGGTGACAATTGGGAAGAgactggtggtggtggtagtgGTGTAGTAGACAGATCATCTGGTCCTTGGAACAAGTCAGCTCCTGCACCAGCCCCGGTTGTTGAACCGATTG TTACAGAAACTCCAGAACCAGTGCAGACTGGTGGCGTGTACCGGCCGCCCggtgccagggaaggtgggCGGCCACGGAGAGCACAGCAAGGACCACCAGAGATCTACAGTGACACACAGTTCCCCTCACTGCAGTCCACCGCCAAGCTCGTAGACAGTAGAAA CCTAACATCTTATTCGCTTTCTTGA
- the CDV3 gene encoding protein CDV3 homolog isoform X4, whose protein sequence is MAETEERSLDDFFAKRDKKKRKEKSSRSAAAASSASNAGSNAASAAAGTPRPTEGGGSGAAAASGAAGGSSAKAASKEEDDWKEFEQKEEIDYSGLRVQSMQISEKDDDESEKREEPGDNWEETGGGGSGVVDRSSGPWNKSAPAPAPVVEPIVTETPEPVQTGGVYRPPGAREGGRPRRAQQGPPEIYSDTQFPSLQSTAKLVDSRKY, encoded by the exons ATGGCGGAGACCGAGGAGCGAAGCCTGGACGACTTCTTCGCCAAGCGGGACAAGAAGAAGCGGAAGGAGAAGAGCAGCCGAAGTGCCGCTGCCGCCTCCAGTGCTTCCAACGCCGGCTCCAACGCGGCGAGCGCGGCCGCGGGGACCCCGCGACCGACTGAGGGCGGCGGCTCTGGGGCCGCTGCCGCCTCCGGCGCCGCCGGCGGCTCCTCGGCCAAGGCGGCGAGCAAG gAGGAGGATGATTGGAAAGAATTTgagcaaaaggaagaaattgaTTATAGTGGTCTTAGAGTTCAGTCCATGCAAATAAG TGAAAAAGATGATGATGAAAGTGAAAAGAGAGAAGAACCTGGTGACAATTGGGAAGAgactggtggtggtggtagtgGTGTAGTAGACAGATCATCTGGTCCTTGGAACAAGTCAGCTCCTGCACCAGCCCCGGTTGTTGAACCGATTG TTACAGAAACTCCAGAACCAGTGCAGACTGGTGGCGTGTACCGGCCGCCCggtgccagggaaggtgggCGGCCACGGAGAGCACAGCAAGGACCACCAGAGATCTACAGTGACACACAGTTCCCCTCACTGCAGTCCACCGCCAAGCTCGTAGACAGTAGAAA ATACTGA
- the CDV3 gene encoding protein CDV3 homolog isoform X1 — protein sequence MAETEERSLDDFFAKRDKKKRKEKSSRSAAAASSASNAGSNAASAAAGTPRPTEGGGSGAAAASGAAGGSSAKAASKEEDDWKEFEQKEEIDYSGLRVQSMQISEKDDDESEKREEPGDNWEETGGGGSGVVDRSSGPWNKSAPAPAPVVEPIVTETPEPVQTGGVYRPPGAREGGRPRRAQQGPPEIYSDTQFPSLQSTAKLVDSRKDKEMEKSFEVVKYKTRGRDEVSKNQALKLQLDNQYAVLGDQ from the exons ATGGCGGAGACCGAGGAGCGAAGCCTGGACGACTTCTTCGCCAAGCGGGACAAGAAGAAGCGGAAGGAGAAGAGCAGCCGAAGTGCCGCTGCCGCCTCCAGTGCTTCCAACGCCGGCTCCAACGCGGCGAGCGCGGCCGCGGGGACCCCGCGACCGACTGAGGGCGGCGGCTCTGGGGCCGCTGCCGCCTCCGGCGCCGCCGGCGGCTCCTCGGCCAAGGCGGCGAGCAAG gAGGAGGATGATTGGAAAGAATTTgagcaaaaggaagaaattgaTTATAGTGGTCTTAGAGTTCAGTCCATGCAAATAAG TGAAAAAGATGATGATGAAAGTGAAAAGAGAGAAGAACCTGGTGACAATTGGGAAGAgactggtggtggtggtagtgGTGTAGTAGACAGATCATCTGGTCCTTGGAACAAGTCAGCTCCTGCACCAGCCCCGGTTGTTGAACCGATTG TTACAGAAACTCCAGAACCAGTGCAGACTGGTGGCGTGTACCGGCCGCCCggtgccagggaaggtgggCGGCCACGGAGAGCACAGCAAGGACCACCAGAGATCTACAGTGACACACAGTTCCCCTCACTGCAGTCCACCGCCAAGCTCGTAGACAGTAGAAA GGATAAAGAAATGGAGAAGAGCTTTGAAGTAGTAAAATACAAAACTAGAGGTAGGGATGAGGTCTCAAAAAACCAAGCACTTAAACTTCAGCTAGACAACCAGTATGCTGTGCTTGGGGATCAGTAG
- the CDV3 gene encoding protein CDV3 homolog isoform X5, translating to MQISEKDDDESEKREEPGDNWEETGGGGSGVVDRSSGPWNKSAPAPAPVVEPIVTETPEPVQTGGVYRPPGAREGGRPRRAQQGPPEIYSDTQFPSLQSTAKLVDSRKDKEMEKSFEVVKYKTRGRDEVSKNQALKLQLDNQYAVLGDQ from the exons ATGCAAATAAG TGAAAAAGATGATGATGAAAGTGAAAAGAGAGAAGAACCTGGTGACAATTGGGAAGAgactggtggtggtggtagtgGTGTAGTAGACAGATCATCTGGTCCTTGGAACAAGTCAGCTCCTGCACCAGCCCCGGTTGTTGAACCGATTG TTACAGAAACTCCAGAACCAGTGCAGACTGGTGGCGTGTACCGGCCGCCCggtgccagggaaggtgggCGGCCACGGAGAGCACAGCAAGGACCACCAGAGATCTACAGTGACACACAGTTCCCCTCACTGCAGTCCACCGCCAAGCTCGTAGACAGTAGAAA GGATAAAGAAATGGAGAAGAGCTTTGAAGTAGTAAAATACAAAACTAGAGGTAGGGATGAGGTCTCAAAAAACCAAGCACTTAAACTTCAGCTAGACAACCAGTATGCTGTGCTTGGGGATCAGTAG